In the Anastrepha obliqua isolate idAnaObli1 chromosome 1, idAnaObli1_1.0, whole genome shotgun sequence genome, one interval contains:
- the LOC129246826 gene encoding DNA replication licensing factor Mcm2 encodes MADQVSSPPPATPGDADDRRELRAAMTSPIGDFEPFENEDEIFGDQTIREEEEEEGEELFGDNMENDYRPMPELDHYDPAMLDDDDNYSELSQGERQAAEAEMRKRDRALGIHRDDRDLGFDQSDEEDDVGPRAKRRAAEKAAEGEMEDAEMIESIENLEDTKGHSTKEWVSMLGPRTEIANRFQSFLRTFVDERGMYTYRDRIRRMCEQNKSSFIVSYTDLANKEHVLAYFLPEAPFQMLEIFDKVAKEMVLSIFPTYERVTTEIYVRISELPLIEELRTFRKLHLNQLVRTLGVVTATTGVLPQLSVIKYDCVKCGYVLGPFVQSQNTEVKPGSCPECQSAGPFSINMEQTLYRNYQKISLQESPGRIPAGRIPRSKDVILLADLCDLCKPGDEIEVTGIYTNNYDGSLNTEQGFPVFATVIIANHIIVKDCKQVVQSLTDEDIATIQKLSKDPRVAERIIASMAPSIYGHDYIKRALALALFGGESKNPGEKHKIRGDINLLICGDPGTAKSQFLKYTEKIAPRAVFTTGQGASAVGLTAYVRRNPVSREWTLEAGALVLADQGVCLIDEFDKMNDQDRTSIHEAMEQQSISISKAGIVTSLQARCTVIAASNPIGGRYDPSMTFSENVNLSEPILSRFDILCVVKDEFDPMQDQHLAKFVVNSHIKHHPSCEEFVEDTQTTGVAEIPQDLLRQYIIYAKENVRPKLTNIDEDKIAKMYSQLRQESFATGSLPITVRHIESVIRMSEAHARMHLRESVTESDVSMAIRMMLESFIEAQKFSVMKKMRTAFQKYLSFQKDHSELLFFILRQLTLDQLAYIRCKEGPRATHVEIMERDLIERAKQLDIFNLKPFYDSDIFKQNGFSYDPKRRTILQIVTEAAV; translated from the exons ATGGCG GATCAAGTGAGTTCACCTCCTCCAGCCACGCCGGGAGACGCCGACGACCGGCGTGAATTGCGTGCAGCTATGACTTCACCCATTGGAGATTTTGAGCCATTCGAGAATGAAGATGAAATCTTCGGAGATCAGACTATACGTGAAGAAGAGGAGGAAGAGGGCGAGGAGTTATTCGGTGATAATATGGAGAACGACTATCGGCCGATGCCAGAGCTGGATCATTATGACCCCGCAATGCTGGATGATGATGACAACTACTCAGAGTTGTCACAGGGTGAACGCCAGGCAGCTGAAGCTGAAATGCGAAAGCGCGATCGTGCACTTGGCATACATCGTGATGACCGAGATCTAGGCTTTGACCAAAGTGACGAAGAGGACGATGTCGGACCACGGGCAAAACGTCGTGCTGCTGAGAAAGCGGCCGAAGGCGAGATGGAAGATGCGGAGATGATAGAGTCCATCGAAAACTTGGAAGACACTAAGGGTCACTCCACCAAAGAGTGGGTTAGTATGCTTGGGCCGCGCACAGAAATTGCCAATCGTTTCCAGTCGTTTTTGCGCACTTTTGTTGATGAACGTGGCATGTACACGTACCGGGACCGCATACGACGCATGTGCGAACAAAATAAATCGTCATTTATTGTGTCGTATACGGATTTGGCAAATAAAGAGCATGTGCTGGCGTACTTCTTACCCGAAGcgccctttcaaatgttggaaATTTTTGATAAAGTGGCAAAGGAAATGGTCTTATCAATATTCCCCACATATGAACGTGTCACCACAGAGATTTATGTGCGTATATCAGAGCTGCCCCTTATCGAAGAGTTGCGCACTTTCCGCAAACTGCACTTGAACCAACTTGTTCGTACTTTGGGCGTGGTCACAGCTACAACCGGCGTGTTGCCCCAACTTTCAGTAATCAAATACGATTGTGTAAAATGTGGTTATGTTTTGGGGCCATTTGTTCAGTCGCAAAATACTGAAGTGAAGCCTGGTTCCTGTCCTGAGTGCCAAAGTGCCGGACCATTTTCG ATTAATATGGAGCAAACACTTTATCGCAATTACCAGAAGATTAGCTTGCAAGAGTCACCTGGCCGCATTCCCGCTGGTCGGATTCCGCGCAGCAAGGACGTCATTCTTTTGGCGGACCTTTGTGATCTATGCAAGCCAGGCGATGAGATAGAGGTTACTGGTATTTATACAAATAACTACGACGGTTCGCTAAACACAGAGCAAGGATTTCCGGTATTCGCCACCGTTATAATTGCGAATCATATTATTGTGAAGGATTGTAAACAAGTTGTGCAATCACTTACGGACGAAGATATTGCTACCATACAGAAATTGAGCAAAGATCCTCGTGTTGCGGAGAGGATTATCGCATCAATGGCCCCATCCATATATGGTCATGATTATATTAAGCGTGCTTTGGCGCTGGCATTATTTGGCGGCGAATCTAAGAACCCCGGTGAAAAGCACAAAATTAGAGGTGACATAAACTTACTCATATGCGGTGACCCTGGAACAGCAAAATCCCAATTTTTGAAGTACACGGAAAAGATAGCACCGCGCGCTGTTTTCACAACCGGCCAAGGTGCTAGTGCCGTCGGTTTGACAGCTTACGTTCGTCGAAATCCCGTATCACGTGAGTGGACTTTGGAAGCAGGCGCTTTAGTGCTGGCAGATCAGGGAGTTTGTCTTATTgacgaatttgacaaaatgaatGATCAGGATCGCACATCAATACACGAAGCCATGGAACAACAATCGATATCTATATCGAAAGCAGGCATCGTGACATCTTTACAAGCGCGTTGTACCGTTATTGCAGCTTCAAATCCCATTGGCGGGCGTTATGACCCCTCAATGACTTTTTCAGAAAATGTAAATCTTTCCGAGCCAATTTTGTCACGTTTCGACATTCTGTGCGTGGTAAAGGATGAGTTCGATCCCATGCAAGATCAGCACTTGGCAAAGTTCGTAGTCAATTCACATATTAAACACCATCCGTCCTGTGAAGAGTTTGTGGAGGACACGCAGACGACGGGTGTAGCTGAAATACCGCAAGATCTTTTGCggcaatatataatttatgCGAAAGAAAACGTCCGCCCTAAACTTACG AATATTGATGAAGATAAAATAGCCAAGATGTATTCACAACTGCGCCAAGAATCCTTTGCAACCGGTTCGTTGCCAATCACTGTACGGCACATTGAAAGCGTCATCCGTATGTCCGAAGCACATGCACGCATGCACTTGCGCGAGAGTGTAACTGAGTCCGACGTAAGCATGGCCATACGCATGATGTTGGAGAGCTTCATCGAAGCACAAAAGTTCAGTGTCATGAAGAAAATGCGCACGGCCTTCCAGAAGTATCTATCCTTCCAAAAGGATCACTCGGAGTTGCTGTTCTTCATTCTTCGGCAATTGACACTCGACCAACTTGCCTATATACGTTGCAAAGAGGGACCCAGAGCCACACACGTTGAAATAATGGAACGCGATCTTATTGAGCGGGCTAAGCAGTtggatatatttaatttaaaaccattttatgATTCAgacattttcaaacaaaatggtTTCTCTTATGATCCAAAGCGGCGAACAATTCTGCAGATTGTCACTGAAGCGGCTGTGTAA